The following coding sequences are from one Sesamum indicum cultivar Zhongzhi No. 13 linkage group LG11, S_indicum_v1.0, whole genome shotgun sequence window:
- the LOC105173304 gene encoding uncharacterized protein LOC105173304 isoform X1: MAVQFATLNPLQIQRGISVSLPRRTQLFPRAAASVSLPWEEQIPPNALRRKRDPSWRGGFSLGVDLGLSRTGVALSKGFSIRPLTVLELRGQKLELRLLDIAEKQEVDEFIIGLPKSGQGNETEQSNKVRSVAGRLAVRAAERGWRVYLQDEHGTSAEALDHMIAKGLSRSAREGRIDAYAAVKVLERYFSYSGNGIELVIPKQVELQNKLRQGPPKDVDFFPDD, translated from the exons atggCAGTTCAGTTCGCAACTCTAAACCCTCTTCAAATTCAAAGAGGAATTTCAGTTTCTTTACCTAGAAGAACCCAATTGTTTCCAAGGGCTGCAGCATCAGTTTCATTGCCATGGGAGGAGCAAATTCCCCCAAATGCCCTTCGCCGGAAGCGCGATCCGTCTTGGCGGGGCGGCTTCAGTCTAGGGGTAGACTTGGGATTGTCCCGCACCGGCGTTGCCCTTAGCAAAGGCTTCTCCATTCGCCCTTTAACG GTTCTTGAATTAAGAGGGCAGAAGCTTGAGCTTAGACTTCTTGATATTGCTGAAAAGCAG GAAGttgatgaatttataattgGGCTTCCAAAGTCTGGTCAAGGGAATGAGACAGAGCAATCGAATAAAGTCCGTAGCGTGGCTGGGAGGCTTGCAGTTCGAGCTGCAGAGAG GGGGTGGAGAGTATACCTGCAGGATGAGCATGGAACATCTGCCGAGGCTCTGGACCATATGATAGCCAA GGGCCTCAGTAGATCTGCTCGTGAAGGGAGGATTGACGCTTATGCTGCTGTG AAGGTGCTTGaaagatatttttcatattcgGGGAATGGAATAGAACTTGTTATACCCAAGCAGGTGGAACTCCAGAACAAGCTCCGGCAAGGTCCACCCAAGGATGTCGACTTTTTCCCAGATGATTAA
- the LOC105173304 gene encoding uncharacterized protein LOC105173304 isoform X2: MAVQFATLNPLQIQRGISVSLPRRTQLFPRAAASVSLPWEEQIPPNALRRKRDPSWRGGFSLGVDLGLSRTGVALSKGFSIRPLTVLELRGQKLELRLLDIAEKQEVDEFIIGLPKSGQGNETEQSNKVRSVAGRLAVRAAERGWRVYLQDEHGTSAEALDHMIAKGLSRSAREGRIDAYAAVVLERYFSYSGNGIELVIPKQVELQNKLRQGPPKDVDFFPDD; the protein is encoded by the exons atggCAGTTCAGTTCGCAACTCTAAACCCTCTTCAAATTCAAAGAGGAATTTCAGTTTCTTTACCTAGAAGAACCCAATTGTTTCCAAGGGCTGCAGCATCAGTTTCATTGCCATGGGAGGAGCAAATTCCCCCAAATGCCCTTCGCCGGAAGCGCGATCCGTCTTGGCGGGGCGGCTTCAGTCTAGGGGTAGACTTGGGATTGTCCCGCACCGGCGTTGCCCTTAGCAAAGGCTTCTCCATTCGCCCTTTAACG GTTCTTGAATTAAGAGGGCAGAAGCTTGAGCTTAGACTTCTTGATATTGCTGAAAAGCAG GAAGttgatgaatttataattgGGCTTCCAAAGTCTGGTCAAGGGAATGAGACAGAGCAATCGAATAAAGTCCGTAGCGTGGCTGGGAGGCTTGCAGTTCGAGCTGCAGAGAG GGGGTGGAGAGTATACCTGCAGGATGAGCATGGAACATCTGCCGAGGCTCTGGACCATATGATAGCCAA GGGCCTCAGTAGATCTGCTCGTGAAGGGAGGATTGACGCTTATGCTGCTGTG GTGCTTGaaagatatttttcatattcgGGGAATGGAATAGAACTTGTTATACCCAAGCAGGTGGAACTCCAGAACAAGCTCCGGCAAGGTCCACCCAAGGATGTCGACTTTTTCCCAGATGATTAA
- the LOC105173304 gene encoding uncharacterized protein LOC105173304 isoform X3, with the protein MAVQFATLNPLQIQRGISVSLPRRTQLFPRAAASVSLPWEEQIPPNALRRKRDPSWRGGFSLGVDLGLSRTGVALSKGFSIRPLTEVDEFIIGLPKSGQGNETEQSNKVRSVAGRLAVRAAERGWRVYLQDEHGTSAEALDHMIAKGLSRSAREGRIDAYAAVKVLERYFSYSGNGIELVIPKQVELQNKLRQGPPKDVDFFPDD; encoded by the exons atggCAGTTCAGTTCGCAACTCTAAACCCTCTTCAAATTCAAAGAGGAATTTCAGTTTCTTTACCTAGAAGAACCCAATTGTTTCCAAGGGCTGCAGCATCAGTTTCATTGCCATGGGAGGAGCAAATTCCCCCAAATGCCCTTCGCCGGAAGCGCGATCCGTCTTGGCGGGGCGGCTTCAGTCTAGGGGTAGACTTGGGATTGTCCCGCACCGGCGTTGCCCTTAGCAAAGGCTTCTCCATTCGCCCTTTAACG GAAGttgatgaatttataattgGGCTTCCAAAGTCTGGTCAAGGGAATGAGACAGAGCAATCGAATAAAGTCCGTAGCGTGGCTGGGAGGCTTGCAGTTCGAGCTGCAGAGAG GGGGTGGAGAGTATACCTGCAGGATGAGCATGGAACATCTGCCGAGGCTCTGGACCATATGATAGCCAA GGGCCTCAGTAGATCTGCTCGTGAAGGGAGGATTGACGCTTATGCTGCTGTG AAGGTGCTTGaaagatatttttcatattcgGGGAATGGAATAGAACTTGTTATACCCAAGCAGGTGGAACTCCAGAACAAGCTCCGGCAAGGTCCACCCAAGGATGTCGACTTTTTCCCAGATGATTAA